A DNA window from Massilia putida contains the following coding sequences:
- the ubiD gene encoding 4-hydroxy-3-polyprenylbenzoate decarboxylase, translating into MNYSDLRDFIAKLQEIDDFKLVSAPISPNLEMTEVCDRTLRAGGPALLFEKPVGPDGKPYAIPVLANLFGTPRRVALGMGADDVSELRKIGHVLARLKEPEPPKGFRDIMDLGSLVKAVWDMAPKEVKGAPCQEIVWEGQDVDLARLPVQHCWPGDVAPLITWGLVITKGPNKKRQNLGIYRQQVLGPNKVIMRWLAHRGGALDFREHCIANPGKPYPVAVALGADPATILGAVTPVPDTLSEYQFAGLLRGQRTVLTKAIGSELRVPASAEIVLEGHIYPDESHPTGFEHALEGPYGDHTGYYNEQDWFPVFTIDRITMRRDPIYHSTYTGKPPDEPAVLGVALNEVFVPLLQKQFTEITDFYLPPEGCSYRMAVVQMKKQYAGHAKRVMFGVWSFLRQFMYTKFIVVVDEDVDVRDWKEVIWAITTRVDPTRDTVMVDNTPIDYLDFASPISGLGSKMGIDATNKWPGETNREWGTPIVMTPEVKARVDGIWGQLGL; encoded by the coding sequence ATGAACTATTCTGACTTACGAGATTTCATTGCTAAGTTGCAAGAAATCGATGACTTCAAGCTCGTATCGGCGCCTATTTCACCCAATCTTGAAATGACGGAGGTGTGCGACCGCACGTTGCGCGCCGGCGGGCCTGCCTTGCTGTTCGAAAAGCCGGTCGGACCCGACGGCAAGCCCTATGCCATCCCCGTGCTGGCCAACCTGTTCGGCACGCCGCGGCGCGTGGCGCTGGGCATGGGGGCGGACGACGTCAGCGAGCTGCGCAAGATCGGCCACGTGCTGGCGCGCCTCAAGGAGCCGGAACCGCCCAAGGGGTTCCGGGACATCATGGACCTCGGCTCGCTCGTCAAGGCCGTGTGGGACATGGCGCCGAAGGAAGTGAAGGGCGCCCCGTGCCAGGAAATCGTCTGGGAAGGCCAGGACGTGGATCTCGCCCGCCTGCCGGTCCAGCATTGCTGGCCGGGCGATGTCGCGCCGCTGATCACCTGGGGTCTCGTCATCACGAAAGGGCCGAACAAGAAGCGCCAGAACCTGGGCATCTACCGCCAGCAGGTGCTGGGGCCGAACAAGGTCATCATGCGCTGGCTCGCGCACCGCGGCGGCGCGCTCGATTTCCGCGAACATTGCATCGCCAATCCCGGCAAGCCGTACCCGGTGGCGGTGGCGCTGGGCGCCGATCCGGCCACGATCCTCGGCGCCGTGACGCCCGTGCCGGACACGCTGTCCGAATACCAGTTCGCCGGGCTGCTGCGCGGCCAGCGGACCGTCCTGACGAAGGCCATCGGCAGCGAGTTGCGGGTGCCGGCGTCGGCCGAGATCGTGCTCGAGGGGCATATCTATCCGGACGAGAGCCATCCGACCGGCTTCGAGCACGCGCTGGAAGGGCCGTACGGCGACCATACCGGCTATTACAACGAGCAGGACTGGTTCCCCGTGTTCACCATCGACCGCATCACGATGCGGCGCGATCCGATCTACCACTCGACCTACACGGGCAAGCCGCCCGACGAGCCGGCCGTGCTGGGCGTGGCGCTGAACGAAGTGTTCGTGCCGCTGCTGCAGAAACAGTTCACGGAGATCACCGACTTCTACCTGCCGCCGGAAGGCTGCAGCTACCGCATGGCCGTCGTGCAGATGAAGAAGCAGTACGCCGGCCACGCCAAGCGCGTGATGTTCGGCGTATGGAGCTTCCTGCGCCAGTTCATGTACACGAAATTCATCGTCGTCGTGGACGAGGACGTCGACGTGCGCGACTGGAAGGAAGTGATCTGGGCCATCACGACGCGCGTGGACCCGACCCGCGACACCGTCATGGTCGACAACACCCCGATCGACTACCTCGACTTCGCGTCGCCGATCAGCGGCCTGGGCAGCAAGATGGGTATCGATGCGACCAATAAATGGCCGGGCGAGACGAACCGCGAGTGGGGCACGCCCATCGTCATGACGCCGGAAGTGAAGGCGCGCGTGGACGGGATCTGGGGCCAGCTCGGCTTGTGA